TTATGGCTTTCCTTCCCACGCCATCTTCTTTCGCATTAAGTGCCTCACAGTTGTTCAGCTACCTCAATTTCTTAACCGCATCGAATCTCCTTCCGAGAGTGCCATTTCCCACTTCTTGACTTACACCTCACCAGACACTGCTAttaactgaaaaaaaaaaagtcaaaccCGGTCATTACACACtgtaccaaaaaaaaaaatatgaaacgGCTCCCCACCTGAGCGAGAACCCTCATCATTGAATAAAAGCATCATTGAATAAAAGCAAGTGTTGCAAGACCACTTTACACCATCGCAGCGACAAGCGAAATTACCAACCGAACCCTCCAATCACCATGCGAATGCACCGCCGAGTCCCCAaaaaaattcttttgtcGCTTGTGTGTGAAATTCCCACACCTTCTGATCATGTAGTCAAGAAGCCGTTTCCCGCTACCGCTCGTGTCCTTGCTTGTCGTCATATTCTTTTCCTGCAAGCTTTCCAGTGCATCCTCAACCACTGCCAGCACCTCCTTGTTGATCTTCTGAAACTCTCCAAAAAGTTTCGCGGTCGATGTCAGGGTCGGCACTGTCTTGGTCGGGTGTTCCTCCCATACGACATCTGAACTGTAAGAACTTCCGCGAACTGTACCCTTTGCTCCAGAGCTGGCTTCCCCGCCCTTCTTAATGCCGAGCATCCCGTCACCCCAGGTAATGTGTTTTGTTGGCTCGATTTTGTAACCTTTATTACGGGAATCCATGTGCACAAGATAGCCCCCaccatttcctcccttcGTCAGGTGGCAGTTCGCACCACTGCTTTCCAGTGGATCGGTGTTGTTAAGCTGCAGTGCTTCATCCAACATGGTTGCAAATTCCTTTCCATCACCATCAAAACCGCCGTCTTCACTAGCCCCAGTGCCGTCGAAACTTGCCGTCCCAAAGCACCCCGTGAAGTTTTGGCGATCTTTGACACAATAGCTATTGTTATCGTTTCCCCCAATAGGCCCCACGAAAACACTTAACATTTCATCCAGTCTCCCCGCAGCTAGTGACGCGGCTGCCACAAGTTTTGTCCCGACGTCCCACAGTTTCTTCACGAGTTTCCTTATCAtcgctttcttcccttcaagGGTATATGTTATAAACACCTTCGCCTTGGTACACTCGAAGCCACTCGAATTACTTCTCAATACCTTCAGTTTCGCATAATTCCCCATGTGACTCACCTTTTCCATCATCTTTTCGACCGCCTCCGTCTTAGTCAAAACATATCTGTACACGCCACTCTTCAGCATACGAGATGCACTGCAGATACCTCGCGCCGCCTCACCGGACAGCGGTCTGTTTGTTTCAGCGCTCCCGAACGAATGCAGCATAAACACCAACGCCACTAGCCCTTTTATTGTCTTCCCCATGGTTGTCATATCGCTAAAACTAAcgcgaaagggaaaaaaatgtgatTTATCAACCCCTCTGTTATACTAATTTTCTAGATCTTTCGTGCTAACGTTTGAATAATGGAGTAAATCACCGAAAACATTTAGTCGTCCTTTCCCCAATTTCCGCCAAATATCTTCCTCCACGCCTTTCTGAACATTCTTCGGAAGaagctcctcctccccaACCCTCCACACAACCCAATCTCCGTCATCAGAAGGTCTTTGTCGGCATCCTTTACCTGACCTGCCGAGAGCCAATCCTGTTTAGTACGGCTATTCAGCGCGGAAACGTTTTCAATTGGAAGACTTCCTAGTCCATTCAGTATTTTCATGGCATCCGCCCTCCTCCCAATAGTTTTTTCTGTCCACTCCTCCGTGAGACTCCTATATATGTCGCCGTACTCACTTACCTGCTCTTCAAACGCCCGGTAAGCATCCATTGCTGCCCTCAGTGTGGGGAcgtttgttgttggattTTCCTCCCACATCATATCGTAACTATATGTCTCATTCCTCGTATCTCCTATGTATGCGGTTTCGCCAACTCCATCTTTCTTTACTCCAAAGATTCCATCGCCCCAAAGCAAGTTAGTCGTGAGGCTCGCGTTTCCCAGGTATCCTCCCCCCGAACTTCCGCGCACCAGCTGACACCCCTGTGACTCCCCTCCCGTGTATCTTGGGTCGTTATTGCTCAGCTTTAGGTGCCTTCTAATTGCTTCCTCCAGGTTTGCTCTGCCCTCCGCTTGTGaaccctttttctcttcaacaTCCTCTACAGAGAGGAATTCTGCAGCATCTACAGCCGTTTTCCCCCCTTGAAAACAGTCGTGAAGCTCCGCCTTAGTTGCTGCTTCACCTCGTGCACCCGCAgcgcaagaaaaaaattcaacCCCGTTTCTGTTATTCGGTTGCTGGAAAACACTAACGAACTCATCCAACCTCCCCGCTGCCAGCCCCGCCGCTGCTGCTAGTGATAACCCTTTCTTCCGGACACTCGCGATCATACCGACCATCCTATCCAAACCACCCACCATGTACTTGAGAAAAAATGCCATTTTGTCGCATTCGGGTCCcgtctccttctcttttacaACCTTCAACTTCGCCAGCTTTACCATTTTTTCCACATCTTCCAACATCGCTTCTGAAACGTCTGTTTTCTTGACAACATACTGGTACATTTCCTTCAACGCCTTACTCACCCCACATACGCCCTGCATTGCCTCCAACCTCAGCGCCCCTCTTTCACCAGGGCCGCCGGCACTTGCCACAGCTACGACCGCCGCTATTGTGAATACGACCCTTATCATTTTCCCAGAGCCAcctaaagaagaaaaagatagaGCACATACCTGCATCCTGATGCCCAATACACTTCCACCCACCcatccccctcccccaaaaaaatacacacatatattagTAAAGTGCTTATACCCCACAATCCTTCAACTCTTCCCCCAGAAGCCTGTCCTCCACACGTTCCCCATCCACTTGCGCCACCCAGTCCTCCatgctcttttcttcttcgtcatcttccccctccgtgttTTTATCAACAGCAGAATTTGCTTTCCTCCCAAGTGTCCCGAGATCCTCCACATACAGATTCTCCTGAACGAAACGATCTACTAAATGTTTATGCGACGCGTCGACTTTTCTTTCCAGTTCTGCAAATAGTTTATAGTCTTTCACCACCTTTACTAGGGTGGGATTCCCTCCCGTTGGATTTTCCTCCCACACCACTGCGGTGTCATACGTTGTCGCCCGGGTGTTTCCCTTAAACCCCGTCATCTGGGATCCCGACTTGACGACACCGAGCACTCCGTCACCCCATATGATATTCTCAGAGAGATCGCCATTTCCCATATAGCCACCGCCCGCCTTCCCAACTGTAAGCTGGCATCCCAAATCCTTGCCAAAGTCGTGCCTTGGGTCACCTCCATCCACAAGCAAGCTATCGTGAAGCACGCTTTCCAAATTCATTTCGAACGGATTTTCAAAAAGGTTTTCGCCTTCTGTAATTTTGAGAGACTCCCACTCACCGCTGTCTTTGTTCTTGGCGTAGCAGCTGGGTAGCACTTCTTCAGGGAAATTCACACTTAGACCACCGATGCAAGAGTTATTCGCGTCTCTATGGGCCTGAACGAAAACGGACACCATTTCATCCAATCTTCCTGCGGCAATGCCCGCTTCTCCCACTAATCTCCTTCCAACGTCCCACAACTCGTCCACTTCCCTGACCATGTTCTGCTCATTGATTCTTACCTGTGTAAGGAATACTCTTAGTGTTCCACACTTCAGTCCTTTGTTCCATTCTGTCAATAATTTCAGTCGTACGACTTTCTGGAGCAGTTGGACTTCCTCGAGTTTTCTGTCAGCCTCCATGAGTTTCTGCTCGACGAAACCGTGCACAGCCTTTAGTTTTTTTGAGGTATTACATAACGCTTTTATTGCGGACAATTTCAAAGCTGCCCCAGCGTCCGCATGATGACAACAACCACTTACTAACGCCACTACTAAAAATGCCACTGTTCTTCGCATTtgctgaagaaaacaaaagatgtcTGGCACCTGCAACCCACTAAGTTTTCCCTTAAACCACACAAACTAAAAAATACGAttttaaaacaacaaaaataacaacgcgAGGGTCCTCCTGAGAGAGCCAATCCTGCCAACACCACACATCGCCATCTCCTCCAACAGCTTCTCCTCTTGCACCGTTTCTCTGTTCCCGAGCACGACGAAGGACTTCCCACTATCCTCATCTACCACTACTGTGCTTTTATTTCCGTGGGTGCCCGTGTTCACAATAGCTTGCGCGTATTCCCAGTTCCAGTGTGCGCCGGTTTCGTGCGCCAGCTCTTCGATGTGAGTATACAAGTTCACAAATTTGCGAAGCTCTCGGTAGGCGTTTCTAAGAACGGGGACGTTGTTAACGGGGTCTTCCTCCCAAGTTACATCGTGTATTAGAACCTCTGCACGGGTTTTTCCTGTCCCCCCAACGAATCCTCTTCCACTTCGTTTAAGGGAAATAATTCCATCTCCCCAGAGTATTCTTCTGGAGGTGCTGTTTTCGGAGAGGTAGCCGCCCCCCGGACGGGTGTTTGTTAGGTGGCAGTTTGCGCTGTGGACGTAGCGTTCCAAGGGGTTTCCACCGCCACCAGTGAGCCTAAGCAGTTCGTTCATACTCTCCCGTGTCATGTTCATTTCCTCCACCCTTTCCATGCGGTGCATATCCCccaaagaaataaattcATCCTTCTCCGAGTCACTTAAATAGCAATTCAACAACTGATTCCGCGTCGCGTGGTGCTCGCTATTTCCTACGCAAAAATCCCCTTTCCCACTGGAATACGCGCGCCGCCACACATTTATCATTTCATCCAACCTCCCCGCCGCTATCCCTGCTGCCCCTACCGCTGAGTATCCAAGATATCTCAACCTCTTCAATTCTCTCCTCTTCACCCTATTCACTTTACTCCCCACACGTTTCAAAAACTTCGCGATCCCCGTGCACGAGGTCCAATTgctatttcccccttcatttCCCCTAACCCTCACAATCTTCAACCTCACCAACTCCACCATATCCTCaaactccctcaccttctcGGTTGCATACTTAGTTTTCGCTTGGACGAAGGCATACACCGATTTCAGCCTCTTCGACGCATTACAGAGCGCTTCCGCAGCTCCACTCAAACTCAGTGCGCCACTGTCCGCGGAGGCGCTACCAGTAAGTACAAAAAAGGACACAATCACTAATACCTTCATGAGCGTGCGAACCCTATTCGCGATGGCAAAGGTCAAGCGAAAAAGGATAATCAAAGAGACCATTTTCGATGATTGATGAAACAGGAAAGACCGCGGCAAGTTGTGACGCCCCCACTTGGGGACTGGAAAATCCGCCGGGGATGCGCCTGCCAGATTCAGGCTTCAGCAACGGCAACGGCGTTAGTGTTGgcggggaagggaaggtgcAAGGCGCCTTTTTGCAGCTGGAATTTAAAGCTTAACCGACAGCATGAAATCATCCGTGACACTGTCTTATTTCCCTCCAAAACCATTGGATACGCCGTGGTTGGCACACGGCCCATTGCCATCAATTGCTGAGGTGGGCTCGTGTTGCCGGCGGTGGGATCCAATGCACTATGGCGcatcagagaaggaagagcgaCCCCCCTGATACTTAGGGGGGTCAAAACAGGGTTTCCAGGCTACAAACCGTTCTTAACGCTATCCGCGACAACACGTTGGTGGGTAGGAAAGTGTCGGGTAGGGGCTTAAAAGTGAGATTGACCGATGGCAACTATTCTCGAGATGGCATAAAACCCTAACCGCACCCCGCCGACGCTTAGAAATTAGGTCCAGGAAAGAAAGTCAAGCCCGACCAAGgacctccttttcttcggtTTTGGCTTTGTCGAAAGGACACGAAATCGATCCACCGCGGGGCGCGCAGTGGACTTGTTACTTATTTAACTGACTCCTAAACGAGAAAGCTCCCCTGCGGCGCGCGACGCACATCATCTCAAAGGCGATGTGGGAGAGAAAACACTGCGAGAACATATGACCACCGACGAGCCGGTGAATGCCCCAGAAGTATTTCAAAAAATGTCACACTCTCCATTGATTGTCCCAGCATATTTCACAAAGTGGACCAAAACAGAGGGCAGTGCAGTAAATACGTAAAGTTCATGGAAACAACGCGCTTACCCTCTCCGCAGCCTCTCCTCCCCAACAGATCAAGTGGCAGCAGCTCACTCAACTGAATCGCTCCCCTGACGAGAACAGTTAAATAAAGGCAAGGCAAAAGGCAAAACACCGCTCAGGCCTCAATTTTGAACAGTTACGGTGAACTTCCTGAAGGTGCTTTAAAGTTTCCCCGACATATTAACAAACATGATGATGCACCACCGTAGGCGAAGAAGGAATCATCACCAGGAATGTGCTTCCTTCAACCGCTGCTTCCCATGTTGCAACTCCACGGTGTCAAAcggaagctgagatggcggAAATATCGAGGGACAAATCGCTTGAGTCATCAAAAGTCCATTTGTCTCCCATTTCTAGCCTGAGGTTTTAGAAGGAACTATTTTCCCAGTACGAAAAAAGGACAAGGCAAAAagttcgaaaaaaaaaaagttcagTCACAAATGGAGGAGGTTGCTGTCAACCATTGCAGGAACAAGACATAGGAGAAGACCGCAAATGCAGTGGATGAATTTTTGACAAAACCATACGAATGGTTTACAGAAGAAACCGTTTGGTAGAAGCCAAGGAACACATTGACAGGCACACGCAGAAGTCTACAGGGCTGCGTGCTACCGCCGACGGTTCCGaggcataaaaaaaaaaatagaactcaaaaaaataggttgaaaaaaaatattacgtATATGCAAGTGTCCT
The genomic region above belongs to Trypanosoma brucei brucei TREU927 chromosome 10, whole genome shotgun sequence and contains:
- a CDS encoding procyclin-associated gene 4 (PAG4) polypeptide (GPI-Anchor Signal predicted for Tb10.6k15.0070 by DGPI v2.04 with cleavage site probability 1.131 near 356), which translates into the protein MTTMGKTIKGLVALVFMLHSFGSAETNRPLSGEAARGICSASRMLKSGVYRYVLTKTEAVEKMMEKVSHMGNYAKLKVLRSNSSGFECTKAKVFITYTLEGKKAMIRKLVKKLWDVGTKLVAAASLAAGRLDEMLSVFVGPIGGNDNNSYCVKDRQNFTGCFGTASFDGTGASEDGGFDGDGKEFATMLDEALQLNNTDPLESSGANCHLTKGGNGGGYLVHMDSRNKGYKIEPTKHITWGDGMLGIKKGGEASSGAKGTVRGSSYSSDVVWEEHPTKTVPTLTSTAKLFGEFQKINKEVLAVVEDALESLQEKNMTTSKDTSGSGKRLLDYMIRRCGNFTHKRQKNFFGDSAVHSHGDWRVRLVISLVAAMV
- a CDS encoding procyclin-associated gene 1 polypeptide (GPI-Anchor Signal predicted for Tb10.6k15.0040 by DGPI v2.04, no cleavage site predicted), whose translation is MVSLIILFRLTFAIANRVRTLMKVLVIVSFFVLTGSASADSGALSLSGAAEALCNASKRLKSVYAFVQAKTKYATEKVREFEDMVELVRLKIVRVRGNEGGNSNWTSCTGIAKFLKRVGSKVNRVKRRELKRLRYLGYSAVGAAGIAAGRLDEMINVWRRAYSSGKGDFCVGNSEHHATRNQLLNCYLSDSEKDEFISLGDMHRMERVEEMNMTRESMNELLRLTGGGGNPLERYVHSANCHLTNTRPGGGYLSENSTSRRILWGDGIISLKRSGRGFVGGTGKTRAEVLIHDVTWEEDPVNNVPVLRNAYRELRKFVNLYTHIEELAHETGAHWNWEYAQAIVNTGTHGNKSTVVVDEDSGKSFVVLGNRETVQEEKLLEEMAMCGVGRIGSLRRTLALLFLLF
- a CDS encoding procyclin-associated gene 1 polypeptide (similar to PAG1 protein precursor. (Swiss- Prot:Q01889) (Trypanosoma brucei brucei)), whose protein sequence is MRRTVAFLVVALVSGCCHHADAGAALKLSAIKALCNTSKKLKAVHGFVEQKLMEADRKLEEVQLLQKVVRLKLLTEWNKGLKCGTLRVFLTQVRINEQNMVREVDELWDVGRRLVGEAGIAAGRLDEMVSVFVQAHRDANNSCIGGLSVNFPEEVLPSCYAKNKDSGEWESLKITEGENLFENPFEMNLESVLHDSLLVDGGDPRHDFGKDLGCQLTVGKAGGGYMGNGDLSENIIWGDGVLGVVKSGSQMTGFKGNTRATTYDTAVVWEENPTGGNPTLVKVVKDYKLFAELERKVDASHKHLVDRFVQENLYVEDLGTLGRKANSAVDKNTEGEDDEEEKSMEDWVAQVDGERVEDRLLGEELKDCGV
- a CDS encoding procyclin-associated gene 2 polypeptide, giving the protein MQVCALSFSSLGGSGKMIRVVFTIAAVVAVASAGGPGERGALRLEAMQGVCGVSKALKEMYQYVVKKTDVSEAMLEDVEKMVKLAKLKVVKEKETGPECDKMAFFLKYMVGGLDRMVGMIASVRKKGLSLAAAAGLAAGRLDEFVSVFQQPNNRNGVEFFSCAAGARGEAATKAELHDCFQGGKTAVDAAEFLSVEDVEEKKGSQAEGRANLEEAIRRHLKLSNNDPRYTGGESQGCQLVRGSSGGGYLGNASLTTNLLWGDGIFGVKKDGVGETAYIGDTRNETYSYDMMWEENPTTNVPTLRAAMDAYRAFEEQVSEYGDIYRSLTEEWTEKTIGRRADAMKILNGLGSLPIENVSALNSRTKQDWLSAGQVKDADKDLLMTEIGLCGGLGRRSFFRRMFRKAWRKIFGGNWGKDD